A stretch of Paenibacillus mucilaginosus 3016 DNA encodes these proteins:
- a CDS encoding ornithine cyclodeaminase: MIYLNESHLNEVGIPWVETIAVIEEVVRCLESGEFVQPIKPYLRYHNPANRIIAMPAFVGGDIYTAGIKWIASFPGNIDRNLPRASSVVILNNAETGEPQAIINTALLSCIRTASVTGSVIKRYMEHRPRESYTLGMTGFGPIGRAHLSMALSMWGDRIGTVKLYDPRPVDLQFLPEAYRSRIETVDRWQDAYLGADLFLTCTVASEPYIDLPPKGGALLLNISLRDFKNDIYPHVRSGIVVDEWEEVCRQNTDIERLHLQEGLQKEMTHTLVDLLLGDWMDTLPPEEPVMFNPMGMAVFDVAMGRYYADKALAANIGQLLPA; the protein is encoded by the coding sequence ATGATTTATTTGAACGAGAGCCATCTGAACGAGGTGGGAATTCCCTGGGTAGAGACGATTGCCGTGATCGAAGAGGTGGTCCGCTGTCTGGAGAGCGGGGAGTTCGTCCAGCCGATCAAGCCTTACCTGAGATATCACAACCCGGCCAACCGCATTATTGCAATGCCCGCCTTTGTCGGCGGAGACATCTACACGGCCGGCATCAAATGGATTGCGAGCTTCCCCGGCAACATCGACAGGAACCTGCCCCGCGCGAGCAGTGTCGTTATCCTCAACAATGCGGAGACGGGCGAACCCCAGGCGATCATCAATACGGCGCTGCTCAGCTGTATCCGTACGGCTTCGGTCACCGGCAGCGTGATCAAGCGCTATATGGAGCACCGCCCGCGCGAGAGCTATACCCTCGGCATGACCGGCTTTGGGCCGATCGGCAGGGCGCATCTCTCGATGGCTTTGTCCATGTGGGGCGACCGCATCGGCACCGTGAAGCTGTATGATCCGCGGCCAGTGGACCTCCAGTTCCTTCCGGAAGCGTACCGGAGCCGGATCGAGACGGTGGACCGCTGGCAGGACGCGTACCTCGGCGCCGATCTGTTCCTGACGTGTACCGTGGCCTCCGAGCCCTATATCGACCTTCCGCCCAAGGGAGGCGCTCTTCTGCTGAATATTTCGCTGCGGGATTTCAAGAACGACATCTATCCTCATGTACGCTCCGGGATCGTCGTGGACGAGTGGGAAGAGGTCTGCCGCCAGAATACGGATATCGAGCGGCTTCACCTGCAGGAAGGCCTGCAGAAGGAAATGACGCATACGCTGGTCGATCTGCTCCTGGGGGACTGGATGGATACGCTCCCGCCGGAAGAGCCTGTCATGTTCAATCCCATGGGCATGGCCGTGTTCGACGTAGCGATGGGACGGTATTATGCGGACAAGGCGCTGGCCGCGAACATCGGGCAGCTTCTGCCTGCCTAA
- the sbnA gene encoding 2,3-diaminopropionate biosynthesis protein SbnA, with translation MYQTILEKVGNTPLIHMQEEELSHVNLYAKMEGFNPTGSVKDRSAAYILEELLRSGRINRDTVIIESSSGNFGVALSSYCKSYGLRFWCVVDPNITPENEMIIRELSENLIKVTEPDHSGGYLLSRIATVQQVLQTMPNCYWINQYANPLNAEAYYHSLGREICDEVESVDYLFMGVSSGGTITGTSLMVKERFPEARVVAVDMCGSVIFGGAPRKRYIPGIGSSMVPGILQYARYDDVILVDEKETIEHCHRLLGRHYMYVGGSSGSVYAAVRKFIAGRRFEGKPNIVMVFPDRGERYASTIYNPDWCAMIQDQVHALNIG, from the coding sequence GTGTATCAGACCATTTTGGAGAAAGTAGGCAATACCCCCCTGATTCATATGCAGGAAGAAGAGCTGAGCCATGTCAACCTGTATGCCAAGATGGAAGGCTTCAATCCGACAGGCAGCGTCAAAGACCGGAGCGCGGCTTATATCCTGGAGGAGCTTCTCCGCAGCGGGCGGATCAACCGGGACACCGTGATCATCGAGTCGTCCTCAGGCAATTTCGGCGTGGCCCTGTCCTCTTACTGCAAAAGCTACGGTCTGCGCTTCTGGTGCGTGGTCGACCCCAACATTACGCCGGAGAACGAGATGATCATCCGCGAGCTCAGCGAGAATCTGATCAAGGTCACCGAGCCCGATCACAGCGGAGGGTATCTGCTCAGCCGGATCGCGACCGTCCAGCAGGTGCTGCAGACGATGCCGAACTGCTACTGGATCAACCAGTATGCGAACCCGCTCAACGCCGAGGCTTATTATCATTCCCTGGGCCGGGAAATCTGCGACGAGGTGGAGTCCGTCGATTATCTCTTCATGGGCGTCAGTTCCGGCGGCACGATTACGGGGACGTCCCTGATGGTGAAGGAGCGGTTCCCTGAGGCCCGCGTCGTGGCGGTGGATATGTGCGGTTCCGTGATTTTCGGCGGGGCACCGCGCAAGAGGTACATCCCGGGGATCGGCTCCAGCATGGTTCCGGGCATTCTGCAGTATGCCCGTTACGATGACGTTATCCTGGTGGACGAGAAGGAGACGATCGAGCACTGCCACAGGCTGCTCGGCAGGCATTACATGTATGTCGGTGGCTCCTCCGGCTCGGTCTATGCCGCGGTGCGGAAGTTTATTGCGGGCCGGCGGTTCGAAGGAAAGCCGAATATCGTGATGGTCTTTCCGGACCGGGGAGAGCGGTATGCGAGTACGATCTATAACCCGGACTGGTGCGCCATGATTCAGGATCAGGTGCATGCCCTGAACATCGGATAA